Proteins encoded within one genomic window of Cytophagales bacterium:
- a CDS encoding glycosyl hydrolase encodes MRILSKVLLFSLVVLMAFDATAQRRRRSNTAPAAQPIPAETFKDIKFRNIGPAFMSGRITDLAIHPENESIWYVAVASGGVWKTVNAGTTWKPIFDDQGSFATGCIALDPKNPHVVWVGTGENVGGRHIAYGDGIYKSEDGGNTWTNMGLKKSEHLSKIIVHPENSDVIYVASQGPLWSPGGERGFYKSTDGGKTWKKTLGDEEWTGVADMVVDPRNANRIYAATWQHHRNVAAYMGGGPKTALYRSEDGGETWKKLSNGLPKGTMGKIGLAISFQQPDVVYAAIELNRRKGAVYRSADRGETWVKGADAVGGGTGPHYYQELFASPHHFDRLYMMSNTSEISLDGGKTFKPFNREHRHGDDHALAFKMSDPDYIMIGSDGGVYESFDDAKNWRYMENLPITQFYKLAVDDAAPFYNVYGGTQDNSTEGGPSRTDNVHGIQNSDWKVVLNWDGHQPATEPGNPDILYAERQEGNLSRIDMTTGEVVDIQPQPGPDEPYERFNWDAPILVSPHQSSRIYFASQRVWRSDNRGDEWTAISGDLTKNQNRLELPIMGSTQSWDSPWDVLAMSNYNTITSVSESPQQEGLIYIGTDDGLIQVTENGGDNWSKINVSALPGVPATAFVNDIKADLHDANTVYVLLDNHKYGDFQPYLAKSTDRGATWTSIRGNIPDRTLVWRIVQDHEKPELMFLGTEFGIYFTVDAAKTWTKLEGGVPVISFRDLAIQKRENDLVGASFGRGFFIFDDYSFLREVSTAKLDQEAALFSARKAWWYIPRSHLSFDDQKGSQGAQHFVAPNPDFGATFTYYLKDGYTTLAEKRQAAEKGKTASFPGWDAVENEKREAVPKVWIAIADESGKVIRRVEGKAKKGMHRATWDLRYPTPSALRTSGGGSFQPQGMMAAPGTYTAQLYKQIGGAITALSEPVRFEVERMRPGALTGSSPAVTATFWRAYDETVRNVSATDLKLANMMKRVDAMQKALSQASTSPGTLDEELHDLKLQILAIDADMYGMATKREIGEKTKPTIGDRLFAVDRGISRSTYGPTPTHKRSLDLVNSALNSINESMQAAMQKMKELDEKLKAAGAPYVEGGE; translated from the coding sequence ATGCGAATTCTATCGAAAGTTTTGCTCTTTTCTCTGGTTGTCCTGATGGCTTTTGACGCTACGGCCCAACGACGAAGACGTAGTAATACTGCACCTGCAGCACAGCCCATCCCTGCAGAGACCTTCAAAGACATCAAGTTCAGAAACATTGGCCCCGCCTTCATGTCCGGGCGGATCACTGACCTGGCCATTCATCCTGAAAATGAAAGTATTTGGTATGTAGCTGTAGCTTCTGGTGGCGTCTGGAAAACAGTAAATGCCGGAACTACCTGGAAACCTATTTTCGACGATCAGGGCTCTTTCGCAACCGGATGCATCGCCCTTGACCCAAAGAATCCGCATGTGGTTTGGGTAGGCACCGGAGAAAACGTTGGTGGCCGTCACATTGCCTATGGTGATGGTATCTACAAAAGCGAAGACGGTGGCAATACCTGGACCAACATGGGACTTAAGAAATCGGAGCACCTTTCAAAGATCATCGTTCACCCGGAAAATTCAGATGTCATATATGTCGCTTCCCAGGGACCGCTGTGGAGCCCAGGTGGCGAAAGAGGCTTCTACAAATCCACAGATGGTGGTAAAACCTGGAAGAAGACCCTGGGAGATGAAGAATGGACAGGTGTAGCTGACATGGTCGTTGATCCCCGAAATGCGAATAGAATTTACGCAGCTACCTGGCAACATCATAGAAATGTAGCCGCCTATATGGGTGGTGGGCCAAAAACAGCCTTATACCGCAGTGAAGATGGTGGAGAAACCTGGAAAAAGCTCAGCAACGGACTTCCAAAAGGAACGATGGGTAAAATTGGCCTTGCCATTTCCTTTCAACAGCCTGATGTGGTTTATGCAGCCATTGAGTTGAACCGACGAAAAGGTGCCGTTTATCGCTCTGCAGATCGAGGCGAAACCTGGGTCAAAGGTGCCGATGCTGTCGGCGGTGGAACCGGACCACATTACTACCAGGAATTATTCGCCTCACCGCACCATTTCGATCGACTCTATATGATGAGTAATACGTCCGAAATTTCATTGGATGGTGGTAAGACTTTCAAGCCTTTCAATCGAGAACACAGACATGGTGATGACCATGCACTCGCCTTTAAGATGAGTGATCCCGATTATATCATGATCGGTTCAGATGGGGGCGTTTATGAAAGTTTTGATGATGCCAAAAACTGGCGTTACATGGAAAACCTGCCCATCACACAGTTCTACAAATTAGCAGTAGATGATGCTGCTCCTTTTTACAACGTCTATGGCGGAACCCAGGACAACAGCACCGAAGGTGGTCCTTCCAGAACGGACAATGTACACGGCATCCAAAATTCCGACTGGAAAGTAGTCCTTAATTGGGATGGACACCAACCAGCAACCGAGCCTGGCAATCCTGACATATTATACGCAGAACGTCAGGAAGGAAACTTATCTCGTATCGACATGACCACCGGTGAAGTGGTAGACATTCAGCCCCAACCTGGTCCGGATGAGCCTTATGAAAGATTTAATTGGGATGCTCCCATTCTGGTAAGTCCACACCAATCGTCTCGAATCTACTTTGCTTCTCAGCGGGTATGGAGATCTGACAATCGTGGTGATGAATGGACGGCCATATCCGGTGATCTTACCAAGAACCAGAACCGGTTGGAGCTACCCATCATGGGCAGTACACAAAGCTGGGACTCCCCATGGGATGTATTGGCCATGTCCAATTACAACACCATCACTTCCGTTTCAGAATCGCCACAGCAAGAAGGCTTGATCTACATCGGAACAGATGACGGCTTGATCCAGGTGACCGAAAATGGTGGAGATAACTGGAGTAAGATCAATGTAAGTGCACTACCTGGTGTACCGGCAACTGCTTTTGTCAATGACATCAAGGCTGACCTTCACGATGCAAATACGGTCTACGTATTGCTGGACAACCATAAGTACGGCGACTTCCAACCTTACCTGGCAAAAAGTACCGATCGTGGTGCTACCTGGACTTCTATTCGAGGCAATATTCCGGACAGAACGTTGGTCTGGAGAATTGTACAAGATCATGAAAAGCCAGAATTAATGTTCCTGGGAACTGAATTCGGGATCTATTTCACCGTAGATGCGGCCAAAACCTGGACCAAGCTCGAAGGAGGAGTTCCTGTGATCTCGTTCAGAGACCTGGCCATCCAAAAAAGAGAAAATGACCTGGTAGGCGCTTCATTTGGCCGGGGCTTTTTCATCTTCGACGATTACAGCTTTTTACGAGAAGTTTCGACAGCCAAACTAGATCAAGAAGCAGCACTTTTCAGTGCCAGAAAAGCCTGGTGGTACATTCCTCGTTCACATTTGAGTTTTGATGACCAAAAAGGATCTCAGGGAGCGCAACACTTCGTAGCACCTAACCCGGATTTTGGCGCCACCTTCACCTACTACTTAAAAGACGGTTACACCACCTTGGCGGAAAAAAGACAAGCAGCTGAGAAAGGGAAAACAGCCTCCTTTCCAGGATGGGATGCGGTAGAGAATGAAAAAAGAGAAGCTGTCCCAAAAGTTTGGATCGCTATTGCGGATGAAAGTGGCAAAGTGATCAGAAGAGTAGAAGGAAAGGCCAAAAAGGGAATGCACCGCGCAACCTGGGATTTAAGATACCCTACCCCAAGCGCATTGAGAACATCAGGAGGTGGCAGTTTCCAACCTCAAGGAATGATGGCCGCTCCCGGAACTTATACCGCACAGTTGTACAAACAAATCGGTGGAGCAATAACAGCGTTATCAGAACCAGTCCGATTTGAAGTGGAACGCATGAGACCAGGAGCACTCACAGGTTCATCACCAGCAGTTACAGCTACATTCTGGAGAGCCTATGACGAAACGGTCAGAAATGTTTCTGCAACAGATCTGAAATTGGCGAACATGATGAAGCGTGTTGATGCCATGCAAAAAGCACTGAGTCAAGCATCCACATCTCCCGGAACGCTAGACGAAGAGCTACATGACTTGAAGCTGCAAATTTTGGCAATAGATGCAGATATGTACGGAATGGCAACCAAAAGAGAGATTGGAGAAAAAACCAAACCCACGATTGGAGATCGGCTATTTGCGGTAGATCGCGGGATCAGTCGTTCTACCTACGGCCCTACTCCAACCCATAAACGATCATTAGATCTGGTCAACAGCGCATTGAACAGCATCAACGAAAGCATGCAAGCTGCTATGCAAAAAATGAAAGAATTAGATGAGAAGCTAAAAGCCGCCGGAGCTCCTTACGTGGAGGGTGGTGAATAG
- a CDS encoding Gfo/Idh/MocA family oxidoreductase, whose translation MNKVRWGILGPGNIAADFVNDFQFVSNGVVQAVASRSNERSQVFADKFQIPIVLDSYEELVAHPAVDAIYVATPHNFHFEQSKLTLNQGKAVLCEKPVTTSLADFQSLRSIAIEKEVLLMEGMWTYFLPAILKAKQWVNEGRIGAVKHVKSDFGFYAPFDPENRLFNPALAGGALLDIGIYPIALANYFLEKMPTDIKVRSRKAESGVDSDLMMSFEYSDALATLHASLECRLPNLTYVIGDKGYITIPNGWQARECSLFIESDQVDHFNDGRTGFGFNYEIEAFNSDLLTGKLESAVVTHKVSERLQTLMEEVRKLF comes from the coding sequence ATGAATAAAGTAAGATGGGGCATTCTTGGTCCCGGAAACATCGCGGCGGATTTCGTCAATGATTTTCAGTTCGTTTCAAATGGTGTCGTTCAAGCGGTGGCCTCACGATCTAATGAGCGATCCCAGGTTTTTGCGGACAAGTTTCAAATTCCGATAGTCCTGGATTCCTATGAAGAATTAGTCGCTCACCCGGCAGTGGATGCGATCTATGTAGCTACGCCTCATAACTTCCATTTCGAGCAATCAAAATTGACCTTGAATCAAGGGAAAGCGGTGCTTTGTGAAAAACCAGTTACGACCTCATTGGCAGATTTTCAATCCTTACGCTCCATTGCTATAGAGAAGGAAGTATTGTTAATGGAGGGCATGTGGACGTATTTTCTTCCTGCGATTCTCAAAGCCAAACAGTGGGTGAATGAAGGACGAATTGGTGCGGTCAAGCATGTGAAATCAGATTTTGGATTTTATGCCCCTTTTGATCCGGAAAACCGCTTGTTCAATCCGGCATTAGCTGGAGGAGCGCTGTTAGATATTGGTATTTACCCCATTGCTCTGGCGAATTATTTCCTCGAAAAAATGCCCACGGACATCAAGGTTCGATCCCGAAAAGCCGAGTCGGGTGTAGATAGTGATTTGATGATGTCTTTTGAATATTCTGACGCTTTGGCCACACTCCATGCTTCGTTAGAATGCCGGTTGCCTAACCTTACTTATGTGATTGGAGATAAAGGCTACATCACGATTCCTAATGGTTGGCAAGCCCGTGAATGTTCTTTGTTCATCGAAAGCGACCAAGTGGACCATTTCAATGATGGCCGAACCGGGTTTGGTTTCAATTATGAGATTGAAGCATTCAATTCGGATTTGCTCACCGGAAAGCTCGAATCAGCTGTTGTTACTCACAAGGTGAGTGAAAGATTGCAGACTTTGATGGAGGAGGTTAGGAAGTTGTTTTAG
- the arsC gene encoding arsenate reductase (glutaredoxin) (This arsenate reductase requires both glutathione and glutaredoxin to convert arsenate to arsenite, after which the efflux transporter formed by ArsA and ArsB can extrude the arsenite from the cell, providing resistance.) → MIQIYHNPRCGKSRSALKILDEKELSFDTKLYLKAPPTFDELKDVLSKLSMKPEALLRKGEAIYKEQYKGKSLSDDEWINAMVENPILIERPIVISGDKAVVGRPPEKVLEII, encoded by the coding sequence ATGATACAGATTTATCATAACCCAAGATGTGGTAAGAGTCGTTCTGCGCTGAAAATCTTAGACGAAAAAGAGTTGTCTTTTGATACGAAATTGTACTTGAAAGCGCCGCCAACTTTTGATGAACTGAAAGATGTGCTGTCGAAGCTGTCTATGAAACCAGAAGCATTACTGCGAAAAGGAGAAGCCATTTATAAGGAGCAATACAAAGGAAAGTCCCTTTCTGATGATGAATGGATCAACGCGATGGTTGAAAATCCTATTCTAATAGAACGACCTATTGTAATCAGTGGAGACAAGGCTGTTGTCGGCCGGCCTCCGGAGAAGGTACTGGAAATTATCTGA
- a CDS encoding serine hydrolase, with the protein MNHSNIKRLLIVFIAITLISCDRQKTRTELSQEQKTAIENLMEVAKIPGIQVGYFNAEEEFIFSSGFANLGSSLKVADDTPFRANDLGYSVIAAICFRLAEENQLDLNQTITTDYLDPRLATGTYNHLITYNHLLSHTSGLPIWADTNDVIEIIQVPGELWNYSHLGFEWIMRALEAKFNTSIQALADQWVFQPLKITNSFFGDQKSPKAAVGHDLIGRNRNSDKTNVAIFYTNAGDYMKILNAFSNDFFKPETKNIQTQTLAKVSLWEDETEESLVSWGPGLGIQSGTAGPALWQYSDEQTMRSFAIVFPQSQTGFVLLTNSENGLAISKSIAQLFFEENLAALNWLDFESYDHPEWQARRNLESAFAFRDQEKAQEVYSQILINQPEALNDALMNNVIWSFIDRNELNPAERLARLHLENFPNTANTYIRLGEILGFKSEYIESWESYQKAMEMDPESSRQIMPRFPWYNEATQAMQESQELPLALFTGAFENSIVELVNDQLTYSDDHYQNAPLKRIGNTLFDLEVAATYRINFKMKNGQTESLEKSHLSGERTTESKKSI; encoded by the coding sequence ATGAACCATTCAAATATAAAACGCTTACTCATCGTGTTCATAGCGATCACCCTGATAAGTTGTGATCGGCAAAAAACAAGAACAGAACTATCACAGGAACAAAAGACAGCCATTGAAAACCTAATGGAAGTCGCGAAAATCCCAGGTATTCAGGTCGGTTATTTCAATGCGGAGGAAGAGTTTATTTTTTCAAGTGGGTTTGCAAACCTTGGTTCATCCCTAAAAGTTGCTGATGATACCCCATTTCGAGCCAATGATTTGGGATATTCAGTCATTGCCGCAATATGTTTCCGATTGGCAGAGGAGAACCAATTAGACCTCAATCAAACAATCACAACAGATTATCTGGACCCTCGACTTGCGACCGGAACATACAATCACCTGATCACTTACAATCATCTTCTTTCGCATACCAGTGGCCTTCCCATTTGGGCAGACACCAATGATGTCATTGAGATCATTCAGGTACCGGGAGAATTATGGAATTATTCCCATTTAGGATTTGAATGGATCATGAGAGCACTGGAAGCAAAATTCAACACCTCCATTCAAGCTTTGGCCGATCAATGGGTTTTTCAGCCTTTGAAGATTACTAACTCTTTCTTTGGAGATCAAAAAAGTCCAAAAGCAGCAGTGGGGCATGATCTGATCGGAAGAAATAGAAATTCTGATAAAACCAATGTTGCCATATTTTACACCAATGCAGGTGATTATATGAAGATCCTGAATGCATTTAGCAATGATTTCTTCAAACCAGAAACGAAGAACATACAAACACAAACGTTAGCTAAGGTGAGCCTTTGGGAGGATGAAACGGAAGAAAGCCTTGTATCGTGGGGGCCTGGACTAGGTATTCAATCAGGAACTGCTGGGCCTGCACTATGGCAATACAGTGATGAACAAACCATGAGAAGTTTTGCGATTGTCTTTCCTCAAAGTCAGACAGGTTTTGTACTGCTAACTAACAGCGAAAATGGGCTTGCTATCAGTAAGTCAATCGCTCAACTGTTCTTCGAAGAAAATCTGGCGGCATTGAATTGGCTGGATTTTGAATCCTACGACCATCCCGAATGGCAGGCAAGAAGAAATCTGGAAAGTGCATTTGCATTCCGTGATCAAGAAAAAGCCCAGGAAGTATACAGTCAAATATTGATCAACCAGCCTGAAGCATTGAATGATGCTTTGATGAATAATGTTATTTGGTCATTCATTGATCGAAATGAACTGAACCCAGCAGAAAGACTGGCTCGACTTCACCTGGAGAACTTCCCCAACACCGCCAACACATACATCCGTCTGGGAGAAATCTTAGGATTCAAAAGTGAATACATCGAATCCTGGGAAAGCTATCAGAAAGCCATGGAAATGGACCCGGAATCTTCCAGACAGATCATGCCTCGTTTTCCCTGGTATAATGAAGCCACTCAAGCGATGCAAGAATCACAAGAACTTCCACTTGCTTTGTTTACCGGCGCATTCGAAAATAGCATCGTAGAGCTCGTAAATGACCAGCTCACCTATTCTGACGATCATTATCAAAATGCCCCATTAAAGAGGATCGGCAACACCCTTTTCGATCTGGAAGTGGCCGCCACCTACCGCATCAATTTCAAAATGAAAAATGGACAAACCGAAAGCCTTGAAAAGTCACATCTAAGTGGAGAACGGACAACAGAATCTAAAAAATCGATTTAG
- a CDS encoding RDD family protein: MESQQYAPFWSRLLAHNIDLVLFLPIGYGISELVISDFSLYGILGGIYVLYNTILETTSWQGSLGKRLLSIKVTPDQGVKGSLWRSLLRNSLKFVSLVLLFGGFLMIRFNMKRQGLHDWLSGSAVISV, translated from the coding sequence ATGGAAAGCCAACAATATGCTCCCTTTTGGTCCCGGTTATTAGCGCATAATATCGATCTGGTCCTATTCCTTCCGATTGGTTATGGTATTTCAGAATTAGTTATCAGTGACTTCAGCTTATATGGCATCCTTGGGGGTATATATGTATTATATAATACAATACTCGAGACTACCTCCTGGCAAGGAAGTCTTGGTAAAAGATTACTATCGATCAAGGTCACGCCTGATCAGGGGGTGAAAGGTTCCTTGTGGCGCAGCTTACTTAGAAACAGCCTGAAGTTCGTTTCATTGGTATTACTTTTTGGTGGGTTTCTGATGATTAGATTCAACATGAAGCGGCAAGGCCTACACGATTGGCTATCAGGAAGTGCTGTGATTTCCGTGTAA
- a CDS encoding TIGR00645 family protein, translating to MSRLKQFENFFEGFMFWSRWVQAPLYVGLIIGAVLYLFKFFEVLFHVWHHFSTLKENDMMLEILGLVDISMVMNLVVMVTIGGYSIFTSKIDVDHHEDKPLWLEDLDAGQLKIKLSTSLASISGVQLLKTFIDYRETEAAKKQNSEEVIMEIAIHMVFIVSALLLAQTEKVTHSYKHGHQAAPKEESNEEEH from the coding sequence ATGAGTAGACTCAAGCAATTTGAGAACTTTTTCGAAGGATTCATGTTTTGGAGCCGGTGGGTACAGGCCCCACTTTATGTTGGCCTGATCATAGGCGCTGTGCTCTACCTTTTCAAATTCTTCGAAGTTCTGTTCCACGTCTGGCATCACTTTTCCACCTTGAAGGAAAACGACATGATGCTCGAGATTTTGGGACTCGTAGATATATCAATGGTAATGAACCTCGTGGTTATGGTGACCATCGGAGGTTATTCCATATTTACCAGTAAAATCGACGTGGACCACCATGAAGACAAGCCATTGTGGCTAGAAGATCTCGATGCAGGCCAGTTGAAAATTAAATTATCTACCTCTCTTGCTTCTATCTCCGGAGTTCAATTGCTTAAGACTTTCATTGACTACAGAGAAACCGAAGCAGCGAAGAAGCAGAATTCGGAAGAGGTAATAATGGAGATCGCCATTCACATGGTCTTCATCGTATCAGCTTTGCTGTTGGCCCAAACGGAGAAGGTGACTCACAGTTACAAGCATGGACATCAAGCAGCTCCTAAAGAAGAATCAAATGAAGAAGAACATTAG
- a CDS encoding M42 family metallopeptidase: MSVDVALLKRLCETPGAPGFEKQIREIVSEEVESFVDELRTDNMGNLIAIKRASVENAKRVMLAAHLDEIGFMVTHIDDQGFIRFHTLGGFDPKTLTAQRVIIHGKEDIVGVLGTKPIHVMSPEERNKIVKTQDFFIDCGMSKEEIEKVIDIGDPITRERDLIEMGNCVNSKSLDNRVSVYVLIEALKQLNETDVDVYAVFTVQEEVGIRGAQVAAHQINPDFGLAIDTTIAYDLPGAQPHEKVTSLGGGAAIKIMDASTICDPRMVSYLKSIAGQYEISWQPEVLTAGGTDTAGVQRTGKNGSIAGAVSIPTRHLHQVIEMADKDDIAACIDLIVKALPEMGAHDW, translated from the coding sequence ATGTCGGTTGATGTCGCTTTACTGAAAAGATTATGTGAAACTCCAGGCGCTCCCGGATTCGAAAAACAGATCCGTGAAATTGTCTCTGAAGAAGTGGAAAGTTTTGTTGATGAGCTGCGCACTGATAATATGGGCAATTTAATCGCCATCAAACGTGCTTCCGTAGAAAATGCTAAGCGCGTCATGCTTGCGGCTCATTTGGATGAGATTGGGTTCATGGTTACACATATCGATGATCAGGGATTTATTCGGTTTCATACCCTGGGAGGTTTCGATCCGAAGACGCTCACTGCCCAACGAGTGATCATTCATGGGAAAGAGGACATAGTTGGCGTATTAGGAACTAAGCCTATACACGTAATGAGCCCCGAGGAGCGTAATAAGATCGTGAAAACGCAGGATTTCTTTATTGATTGTGGCATGTCGAAGGAAGAGATTGAAAAAGTGATTGATATTGGAGATCCAATTACGAGAGAACGTGATCTCATTGAAATGGGTAACTGTGTCAATAGCAAATCTCTGGATAATCGAGTTTCTGTATATGTGCTGATTGAGGCGCTCAAACAATTGAATGAAACAGATGTTGATGTATATGCCGTTTTTACCGTGCAGGAAGAAGTGGGTATCAGAGGTGCGCAAGTTGCTGCACATCAAATCAATCCGGACTTTGGTTTAGCGATCGATACCACAATCGCTTATGACTTGCCGGGAGCTCAACCTCACGAGAAAGTTACTTCCTTAGGTGGAGGTGCGGCGATCAAGATCATGGACGCATCAACCATTTGCGACCCTAGAATGGTGAGTTACCTCAAATCCATTGCGGGTCAATATGAAATCTCCTGGCAGCCGGAAGTGCTTACTGCCGGGGGGACTGATACTGCTGGCGTGCAAAGAACAGGTAAGAATGGATCCATTGCAGGAGCTGTTTCTATTCCTACGCGTCATTTGCACCAAGTGATTGAGATGGCAGACAAAGATGATATTGCTGCCTGTATTGATTTGATCGTGAAAGCACTACCGGAGATGGGTGCTCATGATTGGTAA
- a CDS encoding L-histidine N(alpha)-methyltransferase → MSFELETKVSTTIDPSFAQDVDAGLSSTPKTLSSKYFYDEIGDKIFQEIMAMPEYYLTRAEHSIFVSRKQEILEAVFHDGRKFRLLELGAGDGQKTKVLLEYFSGKEVPFTFSPVDISGHVLNILEDRIRETLPDLSINSLVGDYFDVLSKLTYEEGTRNVVLFLGSNIGNFNDERAISFLSKLSSYLNKGDLMLVGFDLRKDPDKILSAYHDKAGITRRFNLNLLHRINKELGANIDVDSFQHYPIYNPATGECKSYLINTEYQEFTIDATEKTYKLEAWEPIYTEVSKKYLDSEITLLAEKSGFIRINDFYDKDRYFVDTLWEVV, encoded by the coding sequence ATGAGTTTTGAACTCGAGACGAAGGTCTCAACCACTATTGATCCAAGTTTTGCCCAAGATGTCGATGCAGGCCTGTCCTCCACGCCAAAGACTTTGTCGTCAAAATATTTCTATGATGAAATAGGAGATAAGATCTTTCAGGAAATTATGGCCATGCCTGAGTATTATCTGACCAGAGCAGAACACAGCATTTTTGTCAGCCGAAAACAGGAAATTCTTGAAGCTGTTTTTCATGATGGACGGAAGTTTCGTCTACTGGAATTAGGAGCAGGTGATGGCCAAAAAACCAAAGTATTACTTGAGTATTTTTCCGGGAAAGAGGTGCCTTTTACCTTTAGTCCTGTTGATATTTCAGGTCATGTACTGAACATTTTGGAGGACAGGATTCGTGAGACTTTGCCAGATCTATCTATCAATTCACTGGTAGGTGATTATTTTGATGTATTGTCCAAACTCACGTATGAGGAAGGAACCCGAAATGTGGTGCTTTTTCTGGGATCTAATATTGGGAACTTTAATGATGAGCGTGCGATATCCTTTTTAAGTAAGCTCAGTAGCTATTTGAATAAAGGAGATTTGATGCTTGTTGGATTTGATTTGAGAAAAGATCCGGACAAGATTTTGAGTGCGTACCACGATAAAGCAGGTATCACTAGAAGATTCAATCTGAATTTGTTGCATCGAATCAATAAAGAACTCGGAGCTAACATTGATGTTGACAGTTTTCAGCATTATCCGATTTATAACCCTGCTACAGGTGAATGTAAAAGTTACCTGATCAATACTGAATATCAGGAGTTTACGATAGATGCGACTGAAAAGACCTATAAACTGGAGGCTTGGGAGCCAATTTATACGGAGGTTTCTAAGAAGTATTTGGACAGTGAGATCACTCTATTAGCTGAGAAAAGCGGATTCATACGAATCAATGACTTCTACGATAAAGACCGGTATTTTGTGGATACCCTTTGGGAAGTGGTTTAA
- the egtB gene encoding ergothioneine biosynthesis protein EgtB — translation MSSPVTAQKISKNTFLERFIQVRHQSNHLCAPLEIEDYVAQPMTDVSPPKWHLAHTTWFFENFILVPYAREYKVFHSEYCFLFNSYYVSVGARWMRGERGHLTRPTVKDIYAYRAHVDEAMRQFFEGEVSEEVLNVFELGLQHEQQHQELLLYDIKYILGQNPLFPQYTERERPSASKETASRWLPVNEDVYEIGHPGTDFHFDNEKGYHKVFLEAFEISSHTVTIGEYLEFVKDGGYSETGLWLSEGWDWVVNNEIQSPLYWIKQDGGWYFYTLHGLIPLKLNEPVSHVSFYEADAFARWKGLRLPTEFEWEIASGLYGNASGNFVENNEFRPVAMEQPDFFGNLWEWTASAYRPYPRYAPPAGAIGEYNGKFMINQMVLRGGSYATPKDHIRKTYRNFFHPHLQWLFSGFRLARSIEA, via the coding sequence ATGTCAAGTCCGGTAACGGCACAAAAAATTTCGAAAAACACATTCCTGGAACGATTCATTCAGGTACGTCATCAATCAAACCACTTGTGTGCACCTCTTGAGATTGAAGACTATGTGGCTCAGCCCATGACTGATGTCAGTCCTCCGAAATGGCACCTTGCACATACTACCTGGTTCTTTGAAAATTTCATTCTTGTTCCCTACGCCAGAGAATACAAGGTTTTTCATTCGGAATACTGTTTTCTTTTCAATAGTTATTACGTGAGCGTAGGCGCAAGATGGATGAGAGGTGAGCGTGGACACCTGACCCGACCAACGGTTAAAGATATCTACGCATATCGAGCTCATGTTGACGAAGCAATGAGGCAGTTTTTTGAGGGGGAAGTAAGTGAAGAAGTGTTGAATGTCTTCGAATTAGGCTTGCAGCATGAGCAGCAACATCAGGAATTGCTGTTGTATGATATCAAATATATTCTGGGACAAAATCCGTTATTTCCACAATATACTGAAAGAGAGAGGCCATCTGCTTCAAAAGAGACAGCATCTCGTTGGTTACCTGTAAATGAGGATGTATATGAGATAGGTCATCCAGGAACAGATTTTCATTTTGATAATGAAAAAGGGTATCATAAAGTTTTTTTAGAAGCATTTGAAATCTCCAGTCACACCGTAACGATTGGTGAATACCTGGAATTTGTTAAAGATGGAGGTTATTCGGAAACAGGTCTTTGGTTATCTGAAGGATGGGATTGGGTGGTGAATAATGAAATTCAAAGCCCTCTATACTGGATCAAGCAAGATGGCGGATGGTATTTCTATACGCTACATGGTTTGATTCCTTTGAAGCTTAATGAGCCGGTTAGTCATGTTTCATTTTATGAAGCAGATGCTTTTGCGAGGTGGAAGGGACTTAGACTGCCAACAGAATTTGAGTGGGAAATAGCCAGTGGGTTATACGGAAATGCTTCGGGTAATTTTGTTGAGAATAATGAGTTTCGGCCAGTTGCGATGGAGCAGCCAGACTTTTTCGGAAATCTTTGGGAATGGACAGCCAGTGCCTATCGACCTTATCCAAGGTATGCTCCACCTGCAGGAGCTATCGGGGAGTACAATGGCAAATTCATGATCAATCAGATGGTACTGAGAGGTGGCTCATATGCAACACCAAAAGATCATATTAGAAAGACATACAGAAATTTTTTTCACCCGCACTTACAATGGCTGTTCAGTGGTTTTCGCCTGGCTCGGTCAATTGAAGCGTGA